The Streptomonospora litoralis genome window below encodes:
- a CDS encoding alpha-ketoacid dehydrogenase subunit beta → MSVITYRQALRDTLRDEMARDENVMLLGEEIGLFEGSYKITEGMLKEFGERRVRDTPISEEGFVGAAVGAAMLGLRPVVEVMTINFSMIAIDQIINHAAKVYGMFGGQTSVPMVIRTPGGGGQQLGATHSQNIELFYAFVPGLKVIAPSSPADAAAMLRAAVRDDDPVLLLENLGLYNSKGEVPDGDESVAEIGRAAVTREGSDITLIGYSRMASASLQVAEQLAEQDISVEVVDLRSLRPLDRQTVVDSVRKTGCAVMAEDDWLTYGIGAEIAASIQEGAFDYLDAPVRRVAMAEVPLPYAKPLETAALPSAESITTAVKETLSAVGKRVG, encoded by the coding sequence ATGTCTGTGATCACTTACCGCCAGGCCCTGCGCGACACCCTGCGCGACGAGATGGCGCGCGACGAGAACGTCATGCTCCTCGGCGAGGAGATCGGCCTCTTCGAGGGCTCCTACAAGATCACCGAGGGGATGCTCAAGGAGTTCGGCGAGCGCCGCGTCCGCGACACCCCCATCTCCGAGGAGGGCTTCGTCGGTGCCGCGGTGGGCGCCGCGATGCTGGGGCTGCGCCCCGTCGTCGAGGTCATGACGATCAACTTCTCCATGATCGCCATCGACCAGATCATCAACCACGCCGCCAAGGTCTACGGCATGTTCGGCGGCCAGACCAGCGTGCCGATGGTCATCCGCACCCCCGGCGGCGGCGGTCAGCAGCTCGGCGCGACGCACTCCCAGAACATCGAGCTGTTCTACGCCTTCGTTCCCGGGCTCAAGGTCATCGCCCCCAGTTCCCCCGCCGACGCCGCCGCCATGCTGCGTGCCGCGGTCCGCGACGACGACCCGGTGCTGCTGCTGGAGAACCTGGGCCTTTACAACTCCAAGGGCGAGGTCCCCGACGGTGACGAGTCGGTCGCCGAGATCGGCCGCGCCGCCGTCACCCGCGAGGGCAGCGACATCACCCTGATCGGCTACTCGCGCATGGCGTCGGCGAGCCTGCAGGTCGCCGAGCAGCTGGCCGAGCAGGACATCAGCGTCGAGGTCGTCGACCTGCGCAGTCTGCGCCCCCTCGACCGGCAGACCGTCGTGGACTCGGTCCGCAAGACCGGCTGCGCGGTGATGGCCGAGGACGACTGGCTCACCTACGGCATCGGCGCCGAGATCGCCGCCTCCATCCAGGAGGGCGCCTTCGACTACCTCGACGCCCCGGTGCGCCGGGTCGCCATGGCCGAGGTGCCGCTGCCGTACGCCAAGCCGCTGGAGACCGCGGCGCTGCCGTCGGCCGAGTCGATCACCACCGCCGTCAAGGAGACCCTGAGCGCTGTCGGCAAGCGAGTCGGGTGA
- the pdhA gene encoding pyruvate dehydrogenase (acetyl-transferring) E1 component subunit alpha — protein MADTAKAKGGGSAKSTGGRRRSRKDTTQGAPSGTTSAVADEKPDALLDYYRRMLLVRRFEERTGQAYTQARIGGYCHLNLGEEATVVGLMESLQERDYLYTNYRDHGYAIHKGMSPRRVMAELYGRTDGVAKGWGGSMHMYDTETRMLGGYGIVGGQMPMATGAALAVSYRGGDEIVMCQLGDGTTNIGAWHESLNLASLWNLPIVYAIVNNFTGMGTAVDKSSAEPDLYKRGSAFRIEGVRVDGRDVLAVRDAATELVEKARSEQRPYILECTSYRLKGHSVVDPAKYRTEEQTAEARSNDPVAAFEDQLEKAGVLTEDKKKEIADSVKDEVADAADFAENSPSPDVSTLFDYTYATPVANESRRMPADPVFAE, from the coding sequence ATGGCTGACACGGCCAAGGCGAAGGGCGGCGGCTCCGCCAAGAGCACGGGGGGCCGCCGGCGGAGCCGGAAGGACACCACACAGGGGGCCCCATCGGGCACCACCTCGGCTGTGGCCGACGAGAAGCCCGACGCACTCCTCGACTACTACCGGCGAATGCTGCTGGTCCGCCGGTTCGAGGAGCGGACGGGTCAGGCGTACACCCAGGCCCGCATCGGCGGCTACTGCCACCTGAACCTGGGCGAGGAGGCCACGGTCGTGGGGCTCATGGAGTCGCTCCAGGAGCGCGACTACCTCTACACCAACTACCGCGACCACGGTTACGCGATCCACAAGGGCATGAGCCCCCGCCGGGTGATGGCCGAGCTCTACGGCCGCACCGACGGCGTGGCCAAGGGCTGGGGCGGCTCCATGCACATGTACGACACCGAGACCCGCATGCTCGGCGGTTACGGCATCGTCGGCGGTCAGATGCCCATGGCCACCGGCGCGGCGCTGGCCGTCTCCTACCGCGGCGGTGACGAGATCGTCATGTGCCAGCTGGGCGACGGCACCACCAACATCGGCGCCTGGCACGAGTCGCTCAACCTCGCCTCGCTGTGGAACCTGCCGATCGTCTACGCCATCGTGAACAACTTCACGGGCATGGGCACCGCGGTGGACAAGTCCTCTGCGGAACCCGACCTGTACAAGCGCGGCTCCGCCTTCCGCATCGAGGGCGTGCGCGTCGACGGGCGCGACGTCCTCGCGGTGCGCGACGCCGCCACGGAGCTGGTCGAGAAGGCCCGATCCGAGCAGCGGCCCTACATCCTGGAGTGCACCAGCTACCGGCTCAAGGGCCACTCGGTGGTCGACCCGGCCAAGTACCGCACCGAGGAGCAGACCGCCGAGGCCCGGTCCAACGACCCGGTCGCCGCCTTCGAGGACCAGTTGGAGAAGGCGGGCGTCCTCACCGAGGACAAGAAGAAGGAGATCGCGGACTCGGTCAAGGACGAGGTCGCCGACGCCGCCGACTTCGCGGAGAACAGCCCCAGTCCCGATGTATCGACATTGTTCGACTACACCTACGCCACCCCCGTGGCGAACGAGTCGCGCCGCATGCCCGCCGACCCGGTGTTCGCCGAGTAG